The genomic stretch gtatcACTGCCGACACAGTCGTGTTAGTTAGGAAGAACGTGTTTTTCGAGTAGAAGCCGCAGTTCAATTTAAGCTatcatttgtatgcgtgtgtagaaaaggggcaagATCTGACTgcccatcccattgacacacatacatttctcgtttcttaccctcctgtaacaaaataagtatttaaagagattgaaacatttattttactgaagaacaagctttcggacggagtccgtccgaaagcttgttcttcagtaaaataaatgtttcaatctctttaaatacttattttattcacttgcgagtgctagacttctcccatttttgcctgttagtttcCTCCTGTAacaggtcaataaattgcaatacggtcctaaattttctatgGCAGGTACATGCTGGTATGTGGATGTCCCCAAGCAACATGCCAAATATGGCCCAGCATTGGCAAAACGTTGGCTAGCCAGACTGGCCAAACACTTTCCAAGTTTGGCCAAAGAGTATGGGACCAGTGTGGCATTGGTTCCTTGGCCAAAGGTTTAGCTGGCCAATGTGTGCCCAAACACAAGTCTGCCGAAGGAGCTCACCAGATgtgggccaatattgggccgagtTTGACTAGCCAAAGTTGTCATAAATGGTCTAAGCTAGGCCAGAGAGTTTGTTCCTTTTGCCAAAACGGCCAACACTTGGTATGTATTTGGTTGGCCAACAACTGCCCAAATATGTTCCCCAGGTTTTGACGTGGGAAGCCATGTGAGTGGCTTACTACAAGCACTCACGCGCCACTGGCACCCGTCTTTAGCTCTGTGGCCAGCGTGAGTGTTGTATACCCCACCTGCCTCACATCGGCACTGGGGGTGAGGGGTAAGCGCCTCAGTTAGCGAACTGGGTGGAACATATACTCAAATACACACTATGCGGGGTACGTTCACCAAGTGTTTAGTGGGGcgtaaaacgtttgtaacggtgactaGGATACGTCTTTGCAATTAAGCCGTGCATCTGCAAAGAGTCAAGTATAGCCAACAACTTTCCTCGCATGCTTTCATGTGAAAtactgtgtttgtaattcagacTCTCGCCTCCAATGTGATTACCTGAGCGGAGCTGTAAAACCAGGTTTACTCTGTTGCTCGAAGAGTGTTGCTCGTAAATACTTTGCACAGACAGCAGCACGCTTACGTTGAAAACACCTAATGCTCTCAAGTGAACTCTCAAGTAACTTCTGACCAGGTGCTTTATCTCCATCAgatatattttatatattttaGGGATTGTTACGAGTTTGGCCAAGGTATGCATGCTGTAAAAGAAGTTAAGGGTTCTGGCCCGCATCTCATAGGCTCGCGGTGTAGGCATTCTGCCGCCATTGGTTTTTCCTTGTCATTAAACGCTAGGCACTCCACCCTTACGGACGTCTCCTCCTTCTTATTTAATACGTGCCATACATGGTTGCCAAGCTATTGCCAATCATTGTCTGACAGAAGGCTGACATACCGAAAAAGTTGCTTTGTTGGCCAAGCAACCTGCTGCCACACATATTTGCCATATGCTTGCCAACAGTGTGCCAGGCCAGTGTGGGACATTGCTCTGTATTTCTGAACTTTATttaattttatatttttcacTGAATGTCGACGTTGTTTGCAAACCACAGCAAGTGCATTCCTCACGATGCGTTATGCAACTTTGAAAACTTGACATCGCACTTTGTCCTAAAACAACTTGATTTACTCAATATATTGGCACAAATCAGGCCAACGTGATTGTACCATACATGGCACCAAATCATTTACCAAACTTTGGCCAACCTCAAATTTTATTTTGGTGGCCAAAGAACCTGCTGGCCAAAGGCATATCAGACCCCTGCCAACCTCTGGCCATTGGCCACTGTTTGCTTGGGTCAATGCAGGAAAAATACACGAAAGGGGATTGCATTACATGCATGGTGTGAAATCGTTCGTTGGGGAGCTTCGCTCAAAGACAGGGACTCAAGCATTCCATcgcagcatcatttatttgcgaCCATGTCTCACGGTACCCGAACCaagaatgacaaaagtaaacacCAAAAAAACAGTTCACGTGCTCCCCGCACGATCGTTGTCTTCTTCCCTTTGTAACACGTTTACAACTTCAGCCCAAAAATGTTACACGAAAAAAATGTTCTAACACACTCCCCCCCAAAATGGGCTAGCGCGCATTTTTAACCGTTGGCCAGTTCTAGCGGATACAGCAGTTGCACCGGTCTTCTTCGCAAAGTGCCATCAGGTAGGCGTACGGTGCAAGCCCTGACTTTCTCATCCCTGCCGCAGAATACGTCCACAATCCTGCACAACTTCCAGAGCGGCCGTGGTTGTTTCTCATCGTGCAAGATGACTATGTCGCCAGGTTTGAGCGCTGATGACTTGAAAACTCTCGACGAACGAGATGACTGCAGTTCGGCCAAGTATTCCTTGTGCCATCTTTTCCAAAAGTGGGCAAGACCCCTTTGTCGACTTGTCCAAATTTCGTCTAATGATAGTTTCGTTGAGGTAAGTTCTCTGCATTGTGGGGTAGGTAGAGACGTCAGACGTTTACCGACGAGGAAGTGCGCTGGGGAAATTGGCATTTCTTCAGAGCTGTTGCTGTAGAGGAACGTTATAGGCCGTGAGTTAATCACCGCTTCCACTTCAGTCAGGATGGTGACTATCTCTTCCGTATCAAGGAGCTTCCTTCCTAGTACCTTCTTCAGCGATGTCTTGACGGATCGCACAAGTCGTTCGTAAAACCCGCCCCACCAGGGCGCCCGCTCCATAATGAACCGCCATTCTATTTTGCTCGTCGAGAAATGATCTTTCACCACCGGATCCCTTAAGGCCAACCACAGCTCTTTCAGTTCGCTCCTACTTCTCTTGAACGATAAGAAATTGTCAGAATACACAATGCGGCATAGCCCTCTCCGTGAGACGAACCGTCGTAGAGCCTGTAGAAAACTCTTGCTGGACATGTCCTTGGACAACTCGAGATGTATTGCCCTCGTGACTGCACATACAAAAAGGACGATGTAACGTTTCTTGGTACTGCTAGCTTCCTTCACCATCAGAGGTCCGGCAAAATCAATTCCCACCACTTCAAACGGTAGGCATTCCGTTACTCGGTCCGCTGGCAAAGGAGCAACCGTTTCGCTTGCTGCCTTGGCGTTCAAACGCTTGCAGGTCACGCAGTCGTGAATGACCCTTTTTACAAGTCGACGAGCTCTGGTAACCCAAAAGTTCTCTCGTAGTTGCACGAGTGTATCTCTGATGCCCGCATGAAGAAGTTGATGATGAGTCTGACGAACCAGTAGCTTCGTGTAATGATGATCTCCAGGCAAGATCCTGGGATGTCGCTCGTCGTACGTTCCACGGCTGAACTGTAGACGTCCGCCAGCCCTGATAATCCCGTCGTTGTCGATGAATGGTGTTAGGTCCCTTAAT from Ornithodoros turicata isolate Travis chromosome 4, ASM3712646v1, whole genome shotgun sequence encodes the following:
- the LOC135392275 gene encoding uncharacterized protein LOC135392275 — encoded protein: MGLISPFLVTAKLCFQRTWQLKLGWDEILPDDIRHQWADWCDDLGHLSRIQVPRFYEYGLSDVADTRVLHVFADASTAAYGAVVYLCVRDLTGRTTTTLVLAKSRIAPLKQLTLPRLELMASLVASRLFQYIGGNLKLDVSGVHFWTDSMITLHWIQGDAARWKPFVRNRVTEIQKNSDSHPWHYCPSKENPADLMTRGISAQRLIESQLWWKGPPWIVSDESSWPGRPPTTRFASEELEEMKSQVLTTATSTSTVPVLLDINKYSSVLKLHRTTAWVLRYIHNLKSHVRRSGVLSTEEIEKAEVHWITTVQRMTFQHELSCIEKGSKLPSNSPLRDLTPFIDNDGIIRAGGRLQFSRGTYDERHPRILPGDHHYTKLLVRQTHHQLLHAGIRDTLVQLRENFWVTRARRLVKRVIHDCVTCKRLNAKAASETVAPLPADRVTECLPFEVVGIDFAGPLMVKEASSTKKRYIVLFVCAVTRAIHLELSKDMSSKSFLQALRRFVSRRGLCRIVYSDNFLSFKRSRSELKELWLALRDPVVKDHFSTSKIEWRFIMERAPWWGGFYERLVRSVKTSLKKVLGRKLLDTEEIVTILTEVEAVINSRPITFLYSNSSEEMPISPAHFLVGKRLTSLPTPQCRELTSTKLSLDEIWTSRQRGLAHFWKRWHKEYLAELQSSRSSRVFKSSALKPGDIVILHDEKQPRPLWKLCRIVDVFCGRDEKVRACTVRLPDGTLRRRPVQLLYPLELANG